A region of Apus apus isolate bApuApu2 chromosome 14, bApuApu2.pri.cur, whole genome shotgun sequence DNA encodes the following proteins:
- the NAGPA gene encoding N-acetylglucosamine-1-phosphodiester alpha-N-acetylglucosaminidase isoform X1: MAAGRAVAAALWALGWLQAASGAGSPPSPPRLQPYPPQRHGPRHPHPHVRACQPLRFGNLTHEAWPGDSRTSGPVATTRTFVSYLPPEGAARRAVHGHFTFVRNPLRSLSVLEPGGPGGCQARRRVAVPETARPRGCLVAQNGGYFDMETGECLGNVVSDGRLVRNSGGVQNAQFGIRRDGTLVFGYLSEEDVLDQANPFVQLVSGVVWLLRDGEVYVSQSQVAECGDIQTTGTFQKFINVISARTAVGHDSQGQLVLVHVDGQTETRGVNLWEMAEFLKQQGVINAINLDGGGSATLVLNGTLANYPSEHCPFDNMWRCPRNVSTVVCVHEPPCQPADCSGHGHCLGGHCHCTGGFWRGPACDILDCGPSNCSLHGTCSPAGCLCDPGWMGSNCTEACPHGFYGDTCTQKCQCQHGGSCDPVHGTCSCPAGYYGTSCEQECPMGWYGPGCQQQCGCEHTCPCDRVTGSCNITFEGALQDQLNKAGRCLASQNKERSKEKFSLSERTWISMTSVLALLLVVSAMGNVGLFLKARSERQRDSGNYLYQEIPLQELNGEATSTSAACETEDAQDQSQALLQSPS, encoded by the exons atggcggcggggcgggcggtggCCGCGGCGCTGTGGGcgctgggctggctgcaggcGGCCTCGGGGGCCGG GAGCCCGCCGAGCCCCCCGCGGCTGCAGCCCTACCCCCCGCAGCGGCACGGGCCCCGCCACCCGCACCCGCACGTCCGCGCCTGCCAGCCCCTCCGCTTCGGCAACCTCACCCACGAGGCCTGGCCCGGCGACAGCAGGACCAGCGGCCCCGTGGCCACCACCAGGACCTTCGTCTCTTACCTGCCCCCCGAGGGCGCGGCCCGCAGGGCGGTTCACGGGCACTTCACCTTCGTCAGGAACCCCCTGAGGAGCCTGTCGGTGCTGGAGCCCGGCGGGCCCGGGGGCTGCCAGGCCCGGCGCAGGGTCGCGGTGCCGGAGaccgcccggccccggggctgcctggTGGCCCAGAACGGGGGTTACTTCGACATGGAGACCGGAGAGTGCCTGGGGAACGTGGTGAGCGACGGGAGGCTGGTGAGGAACTCCGGAGGGGTGCAGAACGCCCAGTTCGGCATCCGGCGGGACGGCACGCTGGTGTTCGG TTACCTGTCTGAGGAAGATGTCCTAGATCAAGCAAACCCTTTTGTGCAGCTGGTGAGCGGGGTGGTTTGGCTCCTCAGAGATGGAGAAGTGTACGTCAGTCAGAGCCAAGTGGCCGAGTGTGGTGACATTCAAACCACAG GAACCTTTCAGAAGTTCATCAATGTGATCTCGGCCAGGACAGCAGTTGGACACGACAGCCAAGGGCAGCTGGTCCTGGTTCATGtggatggacagacagagaCCAGAGG gGTCAACCTCTGGGAAATGGCTGAATTTCTGAAGCAGCAGGGAGTCATCAATGCCATCAACCTGGATGGTGGAGGGTCTGCCACGCTGGTCTTGAACGGGACCCTGGCCAATTACCCCTCTGAGCACTG ccccttcGACAACATGTGGCGCTGCCCTCGGAACGTCTCCACCGTGGTGTGTGTCCACGAGCCCCCCTGCCAGCCTGCTGACTGCAGTGGGCACGGGCACTGCCTGGGGGGGCACTGCCACTGCACGGGGGGCTTCTGGAGAGGCCCAGCCTGTGACATCTTGGACTGTGGCCCCTCCAACTGCAGCCTGCATGGCACCTGCAGCCCCG CTGGATGCCTGTGTGACCCCGGCTGGATGGGCAGCAACTGCACGGAAG CTTGTCCTCATGGTTTCTATGGGGACACTTGCACCCAGAAGTGCCAGTGCCAGCATGGTGGCTCCTGTGACCCTGTACATGGcacctgctcctgcccagctgggtACTATGGCACCAGCTGTGAGCAAG AGTGTCCCATGGGCTGGTACGGGCcgggctgccagcagcagtgtggCTGTGAGCACACGTGTCCCTGTGACCGGGTGACAGGCAGCTGCAACATCACCTTCGAGGGGGCACTGCAGGACCAGCTGAACAAAG CTGGACGGTGTTTGGCTTCCCAGAATAAGGAAAGGAGCAAAGAAAAGTTCTCTCTGTCAGA AAGAACCTGGATCTCCATGACCTCTGTCTTGGCTCTGCTTCTGGTGGTCAGTGCCATGGGCAACGTGGGCCTTTTCCTCAAGGCCAGGTCAGAGAGGCAGCGGGACAGTGGGAACTATCTCTACCAGGAGATACCCCTGCAGGAGCTGAACGGGGAAGCCACCTccacctctgctgcctgtgaGACAGAAGATGCTCAGGACCAAAGCCAGGCCCTCCTTCAGAGCCCCAGCTAA
- the NAGPA gene encoding N-acetylglucosamine-1-phosphodiester alpha-N-acetylglucosaminidase isoform X2 → MAAGRAVAAALWALGWLQAASGAGSPPSPPRLQPYPPQRHGPRHPHPHVRACQPLRFGNLTHEAWPGDSRTSGPVATTRTFVSYLPPEGAARRAVHGHFTFVRNPLRSLSVLEPGGPGGCQARRRVAVPETARPRGCLVAQNGGYFDMETGECLGNVVSDGRLVRNSGGVQNAQFGIRRDGTLVFGYLSEEDVLDQANPFVQLVSGVVWLLRDGEVYVSQSQVAECGDIQTTGTFQKFINVISARTAVGHDSQGQLVLVHVDGQTETRGVNLWEMAEFLKQQGVINAINLDGGGSATLVLNGTLANYPSEHCPFDNMWRCPRNVSTVVCVHEPPCQPADCSGHGHCLGGHCHCTGGFWRGPACDILDCGPSNCSLHGTCSPAGCLCDPGWMGSNCTEACPHGFYGDTCTQKCQCQHGGSCDPVHGTCSCPAGYYGTSCEQECPMGWYGPGCQQQCGCEHTCPCDRVTGSCNITFEGALQDQLNKAGRCLASQNKERSKEKFSLSETWISMTSVLALLLVVSAMGNVGLFLKARSERQRDSGNYLYQEIPLQELNGEATSTSAACETEDAQDQSQALLQSPS, encoded by the exons atggcggcggggcgggcggtggCCGCGGCGCTGTGGGcgctgggctggctgcaggcGGCCTCGGGGGCCGG GAGCCCGCCGAGCCCCCCGCGGCTGCAGCCCTACCCCCCGCAGCGGCACGGGCCCCGCCACCCGCACCCGCACGTCCGCGCCTGCCAGCCCCTCCGCTTCGGCAACCTCACCCACGAGGCCTGGCCCGGCGACAGCAGGACCAGCGGCCCCGTGGCCACCACCAGGACCTTCGTCTCTTACCTGCCCCCCGAGGGCGCGGCCCGCAGGGCGGTTCACGGGCACTTCACCTTCGTCAGGAACCCCCTGAGGAGCCTGTCGGTGCTGGAGCCCGGCGGGCCCGGGGGCTGCCAGGCCCGGCGCAGGGTCGCGGTGCCGGAGaccgcccggccccggggctgcctggTGGCCCAGAACGGGGGTTACTTCGACATGGAGACCGGAGAGTGCCTGGGGAACGTGGTGAGCGACGGGAGGCTGGTGAGGAACTCCGGAGGGGTGCAGAACGCCCAGTTCGGCATCCGGCGGGACGGCACGCTGGTGTTCGG TTACCTGTCTGAGGAAGATGTCCTAGATCAAGCAAACCCTTTTGTGCAGCTGGTGAGCGGGGTGGTTTGGCTCCTCAGAGATGGAGAAGTGTACGTCAGTCAGAGCCAAGTGGCCGAGTGTGGTGACATTCAAACCACAG GAACCTTTCAGAAGTTCATCAATGTGATCTCGGCCAGGACAGCAGTTGGACACGACAGCCAAGGGCAGCTGGTCCTGGTTCATGtggatggacagacagagaCCAGAGG gGTCAACCTCTGGGAAATGGCTGAATTTCTGAAGCAGCAGGGAGTCATCAATGCCATCAACCTGGATGGTGGAGGGTCTGCCACGCTGGTCTTGAACGGGACCCTGGCCAATTACCCCTCTGAGCACTG ccccttcGACAACATGTGGCGCTGCCCTCGGAACGTCTCCACCGTGGTGTGTGTCCACGAGCCCCCCTGCCAGCCTGCTGACTGCAGTGGGCACGGGCACTGCCTGGGGGGGCACTGCCACTGCACGGGGGGCTTCTGGAGAGGCCCAGCCTGTGACATCTTGGACTGTGGCCCCTCCAACTGCAGCCTGCATGGCACCTGCAGCCCCG CTGGATGCCTGTGTGACCCCGGCTGGATGGGCAGCAACTGCACGGAAG CTTGTCCTCATGGTTTCTATGGGGACACTTGCACCCAGAAGTGCCAGTGCCAGCATGGTGGCTCCTGTGACCCTGTACATGGcacctgctcctgcccagctgggtACTATGGCACCAGCTGTGAGCAAG AGTGTCCCATGGGCTGGTACGGGCcgggctgccagcagcagtgtggCTGTGAGCACACGTGTCCCTGTGACCGGGTGACAGGCAGCTGCAACATCACCTTCGAGGGGGCACTGCAGGACCAGCTGAACAAAG CTGGACGGTGTTTGGCTTCCCAGAATAAGGAAAGGAGCAAAGAAAAGTTCTCTCTGTCAGA AACCTGGATCTCCATGACCTCTGTCTTGGCTCTGCTTCTGGTGGTCAGTGCCATGGGCAACGTGGGCCTTTTCCTCAAGGCCAGGTCAGAGAGGCAGCGGGACAGTGGGAACTATCTCTACCAGGAGATACCCCTGCAGGAGCTGAACGGGGAAGCCACCTccacctctgctgcctgtgaGACAGAAGATGCTCAGGACCAAAGCCAGGCCCTCCTTCAGAGCCCCAGCTAA